In Malus sylvestris chromosome 15, drMalSylv7.2, whole genome shotgun sequence, a single genomic region encodes these proteins:
- the LOC126603673 gene encoding BRASSINOSTEROID INSENSITIVE 1-associated receptor kinase 1-like, giving the protein MTGNIPEELGGLSDLSLCRMHIIYSMIPGFKIHKKGTSSHCKSCEFHTLSSQDLSNNNLTGDIPVNGSFSLFTPISKREERVI; this is encoded by the exons ATGACTGGAAACATTCCCGAAGAGCTTGGGGGTTTGTCAGACTTG TCCTTGTGCCGGATGCATATAATTTATAGTATGATCCCTGGTTTCAAGATTCACAAGAAGGGAACATCCAGTCATTGCAAGTCCTGTGAATttcatacactttcatctca GGATCTTTCAAATAACAATCTGACAGGGGATATTCCAGTTAATGGATCCTTTTCACTTTTTACTCCCATCAG TAAGAGGGAGGAGAGGGTAATATAG